The following are encoded together in the bacterium genome:
- a CDS encoding phosphatidylglycerol lysyltransferase domain-containing protein encodes MDFRPLTFDDKPLIDAALAAHPPEISELTFTNFWVWRRKRAVAIARDAAGALALLCEEHGERFFLPPVGGSDLAASARELRAHARAGGFPFSMRRVPAAAARVLAATGLSAAPDRANFDYVHAVRDIAELAGRHFDGKRNQIRRLTEARVCVFEHLDEATVAECLALEEQWCDLRTCHLDQDLAAEQEAIAACLRLRRELGVFGGIVRVDGRLKAFALAERLRPDTAVVHFEKADPSVTGIYQLINHWFCREALGDFTFVNREQDLGLPGLRRAKSGWRPHHLVEKWTLTEPPPGAGPP; translated from the coding sequence ATGGACTTCCGCCCGCTCACCTTTGACGACAAGCCGCTCATCGATGCCGCCCTCGCCGCGCATCCCCCCGAGATCTCAGAGCTGACCTTCACCAACTTCTGGGTCTGGCGCCGCAAGCGCGCCGTCGCAATCGCGCGCGATGCGGCCGGCGCCCTCGCCCTGCTCTGCGAGGAGCACGGCGAGCGCTTCTTCCTGCCGCCGGTCGGCGGGTCGGACCTCGCGGCGTCCGCGCGGGAGCTTCGGGCGCACGCCCGCGCCGGCGGCTTCCCCTTCTCGATGCGGCGGGTGCCGGCGGCGGCGGCGCGGGTGTTGGCGGCCACGGGCCTCTCGGCAGCCCCCGACCGCGCCAACTTCGACTACGTCCACGCGGTGCGGGACATCGCCGAGCTTGCCGGGCGGCACTTCGACGGCAAGCGCAACCAGATCCGCCGGCTGACGGAGGCGCGCGTCTGCGTCTTCGAACACCTGGACGAGGCGACGGTCGCCGAGTGCCTCGCGCTCGAAGAGCAGTGGTGCGACCTGCGCACCTGCCATCTCGACCAGGACCTCGCCGCGGAGCAGGAGGCGATCGCCGCCTGCCTGAGGCTGCGCCGGGAGCTGGGCGTGTTCGGCGGCATCGTGCGCGTCGACGGGCGTCTCAAGGCCTTCGCCCTCGCCGAGCGGCTCCGCCCGGACACCGCCGTCGTGCACTTCGAGAAGGCCGACCCGTCCGTGACCGGCATCTACCAGCTGATCAACCACTGGTTCTGTCGCGAGGCGCTCGGCGATTTCACGTTCGTCAATCGCGAGCAGGACCTCGGCCTGCCGGGACTACGGCGGGCCAAGAGCGGCTGGCGGCCGCACCACCTGGTCGAGAAGTGGACGCTTACGGAGCCGCCCCCGGGCGCCGGCCCGCCTTGA
- a CDS encoding helix-turn-helix domain-containing protein yields MEPGFRLLTNKEQEKLRQEAVQAVQQGEPPSRVARRLGVTRQAVHHWIRRYRAGGPAGLRTQPRGRRKIRPLLPWQEERVSRAILRVPPAALNVQASSWTKRAIADFVEDSFGVRLPEWIVSAYLRDWGFGPQRVVRHAFADPAARAEATVRRPAAVGPPMAQAVQTVRG; encoded by the coding sequence ATGGAGCCAGGATTTCGTCTTCTCACGAACAAGGAGCAGGAGAAGCTGCGGCAGGAGGCGGTGCAGGCCGTGCAGCAGGGAGAACCGCCGAGCCGCGTCGCGCGGCGCCTCGGCGTCACGCGTCAGGCGGTGCACCACTGGATCCGCCGGTACCGCGCGGGAGGCCCCGCGGGCCTGCGAACCCAGCCGCGAGGACGCCGCAAGATCCGCCCGCTGCTGCCGTGGCAGGAGGAGCGGGTGAGCCGGGCCATCCTCCGGGTGCCACCGGCGGCGCTCAACGTGCAGGCCTCGTCCTGGACGAAGCGGGCCATCGCCGATTTCGTCGAGGACAGCTTCGGGGTGCGGCTCCCGGAGTGGATCGTGAGCGCCTATCTGCGGGATTGGGGCTTCGGGCCGCAGCGGGTGGTGCGCCACGCGTTCGCCGACCCGGCGGCGCGCGCCGAAGCGACCGTGCGCCGGCCGGCCGCCGTGGGGCCGCCGATGGCCCAGGCCGTCCAGACGGTCCGCGGGTGA